One window from the genome of Candidatus Chlorohelix allophototropha encodes:
- a CDS encoding response regulator, with protein MKSLRALNLLDTNSEERFDRIVRLATRIFNVPVALVSLVDENRQWFKACIGLDVRETPRTVSFCAHAILSDTIFVVEDALEDPRFFDNPLVIGEPHINFYAGYPLTSTAGYKMGTLCLIDTVPRKFGDTDRESLRDLALLAQNELNQNDLTVLLAQKIQSQQELLESQRFVESITHTIPYLLYVYDTVKDRNLYVNSGIESLLGYTKQQIAEIGEGVLSKLIYPEDYHLLHAALNTLQESDPGKIVEIEYRMLHANGELHWFSDRVIAFKRDAAGKLTQTLGVSQDVTERKNIELELRTQRDFALKVMNTMGQGLTVADQDGKFEYVNPAYAAILGYKSSQLIGKSPFDFVFEEDIPYMEQIWELRKAGKTFTYEIRLRHSSGIYTYALITGSPRWSDGKVIGSVAVVTDMTERRQIEQALRAARDEALETSRLKSEFLATVSHEIRTPMNGIIGMSELLVDTGLDEEQLEFATVIKDSANSLMSIINDILDFSKIEADKLIFDEEPVEITSVVESAADLLAAKAVEKGLSLLTYIALDIPRRISGDAGRLRQILLNLLSNAIKFSDKGEVVVQVVCIEETKDNCILKFYVRDNGIGIPQNTRDLIFQPFRQADNSTTRQYGGTGLGLAITRRLVEKMNGEIGVESEEGKGTTFWFRIPFKVLEGATILESSLLRGRELVLVSSSQNVRDIIYRYLEPIKLEIKRLSNGKAALEYFNSRLADEQVDFCLIDNNLDDMSGLELAKTIKTNHDLKTKHLILLSDYESRLDGRKELREYFSVDLNRPFKQLPLIDTLEELVRKSRNQGKSLPKTAIRSKISFTKELKAGRMILVVEDILANQKLAANQIERLGYAAHIAANGEEALAALERFNYGMILMDCLMPVMDGFETTRMIRAKEKISGKHIPIIAMTANVMSETREACIVAGMDDYIAKPVTLQQLEKHLSEWLPPIPSAD; from the coding sequence TTGAAAAGCCTCAGGGCATTAAATCTACTTGATACAAATAGCGAAGAACGCTTTGACCGCATTGTTCGTTTAGCGACGCGCATATTTAATGTTCCAGTTGCTTTAGTAAGTCTTGTTGATGAAAATCGGCAATGGTTTAAAGCCTGTATTGGTCTCGATGTAAGAGAGACTCCTCGTACTGTTTCTTTTTGTGCTCATGCGATTCTAAGTGATACGATATTTGTTGTAGAAGATGCCCTAGAAGACCCACGCTTTTTTGACAATCCACTGGTTATTGGTGAGCCACATATAAACTTCTATGCCGGATACCCTCTAACGAGTACCGCAGGTTATAAAATGGGTACACTTTGTCTGATAGATACTGTACCACGTAAGTTCGGCGATACCGATAGAGAAAGCCTCCGTGACCTTGCTCTACTAGCGCAGAATGAATTAAACCAAAATGACCTAACAGTATTGCTGGCGCAGAAGATACAAAGTCAGCAAGAACTTCTGGAAAGTCAACGCTTCGTTGAAAGCATTACTCATACTATCCCTTACTTATTATATGTTTATGATACCGTCAAGGATCGTAATTTATACGTGAATTCGGGAATCGAATCATTATTGGGTTATACCAAGCAGCAAATTGCTGAAATCGGGGAAGGTGTACTTAGTAAGTTAATCTACCCTGAAGATTATCATTTACTACACGCTGCCTTGAATACTCTTCAAGAAAGTGACCCCGGAAAAATTGTTGAGATAGAATACCGGATGTTACATGCCAATGGCGAATTACATTGGTTTAGTGACCGTGTTATTGCTTTTAAACGCGATGCTGCGGGTAAGCTTACCCAAACTCTTGGGGTTTCACAGGATGTTACCGAACGTAAAAATATAGAGTTAGAATTACGTACCCAGCGAGATTTTGCCCTAAAAGTGATGAATACGATGGGGCAAGGCTTGACGGTGGCAGATCAGGATGGCAAGTTCGAATATGTCAATCCGGCTTATGCGGCAATACTGGGCTATAAATCAAGCCAGTTGATTGGTAAGTCTCCCTTCGATTTTGTTTTTGAAGAAGACATTCCCTATATGGAGCAAATATGGGAATTACGTAAAGCAGGCAAAACCTTCACTTATGAAATACGCCTTCGCCATAGTTCAGGCATTTACACTTATGCCCTTATTACTGGCTCTCCGCGTTGGAGTGATGGCAAAGTCATAGGTTCGGTGGCAGTTGTCACAGATATGACAGAACGCCGCCAGATAGAACAGGCTTTGAGGGCGGCGCGTGATGAAGCGCTGGAAACTTCCCGGCTTAAATCGGAGTTCCTTGCTACTGTCAGTCATGAAATTCGGACACCAATGAACGGTATCATTGGTATGTCTGAATTGCTTGTAGATACAGGGCTTGATGAAGAGCAACTTGAATTTGCTACAGTTATTAAAGATTCGGCTAATTCCCTGATGTCAATAATAAATGATATTCTGGATTTCTCAAAAATTGAAGCCGATAAACTGATCTTTGATGAAGAACCTGTGGAAATTACCAGCGTAGTGGAAAGCGCCGCAGATTTGCTTGCAGCAAAAGCAGTTGAAAAAGGGTTATCACTCCTTACTTATATAGCGCTTGATATACCCAGACGTATTAGTGGTGATGCCGGACGTTTAAGGCAAATCCTGCTTAATTTACTGAGCAATGCCATTAAATTTTCGGATAAAGGCGAAGTTGTAGTACAGGTCGTTTGTATTGAGGAAACTAAAGATAACTGTATTCTGAAATTTTACGTGCGTGATAATGGTATCGGTATTCCTCAGAATACGAGAGATCTTATTTTCCAGCCGTTTAGGCAGGCAGATAATTCAACTACCCGCCAATATGGTGGAACGGGTTTAGGCTTAGCGATTACTCGCCGATTGGTTGAGAAGATGAACGGCGAAATTGGAGTTGAGAGCGAAGAAGGTAAGGGAACTACTTTCTGGTTTAGAATTCCCTTTAAGGTTCTGGAAGGTGCAACTATACTTGAAAGTTCACTTCTCAGAGGACGCGAGCTTGTTTTGGTGAGCAGCAGCCAAAATGTAAGAGATATTATATATCGTTATTTAGAGCCGATAAAACTGGAAATTAAGCGGCTATCAAACGGTAAAGCTGCTTTGGAATATTTTAATTCTAGGCTTGCAGATGAACAGGTTGATTTTTGTTTGATTGATAACAACTTGGATGATATGAGCGGGTTAGAACTGGCTAAGACTATAAAAACTAATCATGACTTAAAAACCAAACATCTGATATTGCTTTCAGATTATGAAAGCCGCCTTGATGGGCGTAAGGAATTGCGTGAATATTTCAGTGTGGATTTGAACCGTCCATTTAAACAATTACCACTTATAGATACGCTTGAAGAGTTGGTAAGAAAATCAAGAAATCAAGGCAAAAGCCTGCCCAAAACAGCTATTAGGTCAAAAATATCTTTTACAAAAGAATTAAAAGCCGGACGTATGATATTGGTGGTAGAAGATATACTCGCCAATCAAAAACTCGCTGCCAACCAAATAGAGCGACTGGGTTATGCGGCGCACATAGCTGCAAATGGTGAAGAAGCCTTAGCGGCGTTAGAACGCTTTAATTATGGAATGATTTTGATGGATTGTTTGATGCCAGTAATGGATGGATTTGAAACCACTCGTATGATTCGAGCCAAAGAGAAGATTAGCGGTAAGCATATTCCGATTATTGCAATGACAGCCAATGTGATGTCTGAAACTCGGGAGGCGTGTATTGTTGCTGGAATGGACGATTACATAGCCAAACCTGTTACATTACAGCAACTCGAAAAGCACCTAAGTGAATGGCTGCCCCCGATACCCTCGGCTGACTAG
- a CDS encoding response regulator encodes MSTILVVDDSLIIHRTLGFTLRKHGFDVLQALNGVEALTLLEKSPVNLVIADLAMPRMDGMELLRRMRHDKILETIPFIMLTASGQDEDRIIARKEGANGFLTKPASSGEILQTIDSVLEKK; translated from the coding sequence ATGTCTACGATATTGGTAGTTGACGATAGTCTTATAATTCATAGGACGCTTGGATTTACCCTTCGAAAGCATGGCTTTGATGTTCTTCAGGCTTTAAACGGCGTAGAAGCCTTGACTTTGCTTGAGAAATCCCCGGTAAATCTGGTAATAGCTGATTTGGCTATGCCCAGAATGGATGGTATGGAATTGTTGCGCAGGATGCGCCATGATAAAATTTTAGAGACAATTCCTTTTATAATGTTGACTGCAAGCGGTCAGGATGAGGATCGAATTATTGCCCGAAAAGAAGGCGCTAATGGCTTCCTTACAAAACCAGCCAGTAGTGGTGAAATTCTCCAGACGATTGACTCAGTGCTTGAAAAAAAATAG